The Nocardia sp. NBC_01329 sequence CGAAATTGCGCCGCGCCGGGCTGGACTATCACGACCTCGCCTCGGTGACGGTGCACCCGGATCTGCCGACCGCGTGGGAGCTGCTGCGGCCCGAGCGGGTGTACGCGTTCACCACCCGGGCCTCCACTGCGCTCACCGAGGTCGCCTACCTGCCCGGCGACGTGCTGCTGTTCGGTGCCGAACCCTCGGGGCTACCGGCCGAGGTGCTCGCCGACGAACACATCAGCGCCGAGATACGTATCCCGATGTTGCCC is a genomic window containing:
- a CDS encoding tRNA (cytidine(34)-2'-O)-methyltransferase, encoding MFRLMFHEPRIPGNTGNAIRLAAGTGSELHLIEPLGFHMSEAKLRRAGLDYHDLASVTVHPDLPTAWELLRPERVYAFTTRASTALTEVAYLPGDVLLFGAEPSGLPAEVLADEHISAEIRIPMLPGRRSMNLANAAAVAVYEAWRQHGFPGAV